GTAGCGAGGGCGCTAAGGACAGGGGGAGTTGTTTAAGGACATGCTTTGTGGTGATTTGAATTATTTTTTATCAACAATGTTTTGTAGTTCACTTTCTAAAAACACTTTAAGCCCACATACAGAAACATGATGTTTTAAAGGATATTTTTCTGATTCAGGTACAATGATGTAATTGTGTTTTGTTTTCAAATCTTTTATGCCTTGATGAAATCCTTTAGTAATTTTTGGAGCAGAAGTAAATTTAATTTCAATTGCGGAAACAGGCTTCATTGCTTTTGTTAATAATAAGTCTATTTCTGTTCCTGTGTGTGTACGATAAAAATAAACATCCAGATCGTCCGGTTTTTCTGAAAGCACCTGTTGAAGCACATAACTCTCAAAAGAAGCCCCTAAAAAAGGCATTCCAAGTAATTCGTCAAAATGATTAATCCGCATTAAGCGATGTAAAATACCTGTATCTGAAATAAATATTTTTGGAGATTTTACAATGCGTTTTTTCACATTTGAAGAGTACGGCTCTAATGTTTTTACCATAAAAGCTCCTTCCAAAAATTGAATGTATTTTTTTATTGTATGATTTGTTAAACCTAATGACTTTCCGATTGAAGTTGCATTAAGCAGATTGCCGTTTTGCCAGGCAAGCATTTCCCATAATCTTCTGACTAAAACAGGAGAAGCAGATAATCCGAGTAAAGGTAAGTCCCTTTCAATATAAGTTTTGATAAAATCATCAAGCCAACGTTTGGATTGCTTATCATTAGTGTTTAAAATGCTATTTGGAAATCCACCAAAAAAATGATGCCGTTGCCAGTTGATTTCCTTAAGCTCTGAAAATGATAAAGGGTTCAATTCAATATAACTGATACGCCCGGCTAATGTTTCAGAACTGTCCCGAATAATATCCGGACTTGCCGAACCCAGAATTATAAAGCGAAGTGGCTCCCTTTGCTCATCTACCGAAGCACGAATTAATGGAAATAATTCCGGGCGGGTTTGTATTTCATCAATGATGATGCATTTATCCTGATGCCCTTGAAAATAAATTTCAGCTTCATTCATTTTCTCAAAGTCAGAGGGTTTCTCCAAATCAATATAAATACACTTTTTTTCTATGATTTGTATGAATTGCTTTGCCAAAGTAGTCTTTCCTACCTGTCTTGGCCCTATAATGCCAATAACCGGATTAAACTTACCTAATTCGATGAGTTCGTCAAGACATCTCCTTTTAATCATCATTGAAATTTGGAATTTTGATTTCTGTTTTTCAAGGTAAAATTAGGACAATGTTTTTAAATTAACAACAAATTATCCTTGAAAAATGGAATTTTGATTTCCAAATTTCAAGGTAAAACGCATGCCTAACTACAATATTCAACTTTACAAAGAGTCTAAAAATTAGACACTTATGAATTAACTAACTGTCCATCCCAATTTAGCAAGTTTACCATTTTGAATTATAACAATCCACCTCTTACAAAGGCCAAAACAGCATCTCTGCTGTTCTTGTCCAAACTACTTTTCGTTTAGCCATTCCAAATTTCTTTTATCCATCGCTTCTTGAGAAATCAGTTTTCCATTCTGAATGTCTTTTTCACTCATTTCCAACATTGCCTTCTGTTCATCTGTCAATTCTACAATTTCTGTTTCAGAGGTACTTTTAGTGATTAACTTATCAAGTGCCTTTAAAAAATCTTTGTCCTTAATAGATAATATTTTATCTATCAACCCATTTCTTATTTGATTAATTGATTCCATATTTTGTAATTTAATTTCTAAATATCCGAAACTTTAGCCTTATTTCAAAAAAAATAGTTCCCCCCCTAGCAACAGCCTGTCCGTAGCGTCCCCACTACCGGACAAGAAATAAAACGTAATTCTGAATTAAAATACGCATTCTACATCAATCAAACTAAGCATACCGGCATAATTAGAAGCACTGCTTTATAAAAAATGTTCAGGTTCTGCAACCAATCCGGCATGCTACTTCCACGAAAAAACCGGATAAAACACTTCAGTGTATCAAAAGCCGGTAAAAATGGGAAAGAAGAAAACAAAAGTTCTTTGAAAATATGCTTATTTTTAATTCGTCATGCATAAATGTATCTTTAAAAATATAACCGGCTTTTTGTCTTGTTCGGAAGTTTTGAACTACAGACTTTGTTAATTGTACAA
This genomic window from Chitinophagaceae bacterium contains:
- a CDS encoding ATP-binding protein — translated: MMIKRRCLDELIELGKFNPVIGIIGPRQVGKTTLAKQFIQIIEKKCIYIDLEKPSDFEKMNEAEIYFQGHQDKCIIIDEIQTRPELFPLIRASVDEQREPLRFIILGSASPDIIRDSSETLAGRISYIELNPLSFSELKEINWQRHHFFGGFPNSILNTNDKQSKRWLDDFIKTYIERDLPLLGLSASPVLVRRLWEMLAWQNGNLLNATSIGKSLGLTNHTIKKYIQFLEGAFMVKTLEPYSSNVKKRIVKSPKIFISDTGILHRLMRINHFDELLGMPFLGASFESYVLQQVLSEKPDDLDVYFYRTHTGTEIDLLLTKAMKPVSAIEIKFTSAPKITKGFHQGIKDLKTKHNYIIVPESEKYPLKHHVSVCGLKVFLESELQNIVDKK